In Aquisalimonas asiatica, the sequence CCCGCTCAGGAGTGCGTCGACCACGATGCGGCTGAATGCCTCGAATTCCTCCACCATGGCGATCAGACCTCCTCCTCGTCAGTGGCGGGCGTCTGGGTCAGCCAGTTGGCGGTGGCGGTGCGGGTGAGCATGTCGTCGCGCAGCATCTCTGCCGGCGGGCCCATGTCGATCACCGAGCGATTCAGCAACAGCACCTGATCGGCGTATCGGGTCGTATTCACCAGATCGTGGGTCACCATGACGATGGTCTGCCCCTGCTCCCGCTGCCGGCGCAGTACGTCCAGGATCAGGCGGCGGCTGTCCTTGTCCAGGCCCACCAGCGGCTCGTCCAGCAGCACCAGCGGCGCCTCCTGGGTGAGCATGCGCGCCAGCAGCACGCGCTTTTTCTGCCCGCCCGAGAGCTGGCCGATGGGGCGCCGGGCCAGGTGGTCCATGCGCACTTCGGCCAGGGCGCGGGCACAGATCTCCCGGTGGCG encodes:
- a CDS encoding metal ABC transporter ATP-binding protein, coding for MVTNPASHPSSPTPASAVSVSGLTAAYDGAPVLSNVSFELDAGRWHSVIGPNGSGKTTLLTILAGSLTPVRGEVRLFGGDPEACRRRSEVAYMPQHEHLEWDFPISVWDTVMTGRYGHMRRDALWRRCLPARLSASRHREICARALAEVRMDHLARRPIGQLSGGQKKRVLLARMLTQEAPLVLLDEPLVGLDKDSRRLILDVLRRQREQGQTIVMVTHDLVNTTRYADQVLLLNRSVIDMGPPAEMLRDDMLTRTATANWLTQTPATDEEEV